A portion of the Streptococcus sp. Marseille-Q6470 genome contains these proteins:
- a CDS encoding 3'-5' exonuclease produces METLRDYISFDLEFNKHQDKTHLIQVSAVHFKEGEEVGAFDSYVYTDVPLKSFINGLTGITSETLKDAPKVEEVLKKFQDFVGALPLVGYNAAKSDLPILLEHGFDYREQYKVDLYDEAFERRSSDLHGIANLKLQTVASFLGFKGQSHNSLEDARMTAQVYEAFLESDESRLLLNTQSNLNSNPFGGLDLSQLFD; encoded by the coding sequence ATGGAAACATTAAGAGATTATATCTCATTTGATTTAGAATTCAATAAACACCAGGATAAGACTCATTTGATTCAAGTATCGGCAGTACACTTTAAAGAAGGTGAAGAAGTAGGAGCGTTTGACTCTTATGTCTACACTGATGTTCCTTTGAAAAGTTTTATTAATGGTTTGACTGGTATTACTTCTGAAACACTCAAAGATGCTCCAAAGGTAGAAGAAGTTCTCAAAAAGTTTCAAGATTTTGTTGGAGCCTTGCCACTTGTTGGTTATAATGCAGCAAAGAGTGACTTACCGATTTTACTAGAACATGGGTTTGACTATCGTGAACAATATAAAGTCGATCTTTATGATGAGGCTTTTGAACGTCGTAGTTCTGATTTACACGGAATCGCTAATCTAAAATTGCAAACTGTGGCTAGCTTTCTAGGATTTAAAGGGCAATCTCATAATAGTTTAGAAGACGCTCGCATGACTGCGCAAGTTTATGAAGCTTTTCTGGAGTCGGATGAGAGTCGGCTTTTACTCAATACTCAGAGCAACCTCAATTCTAATCCTTTTGGTGGTTTAGATTTATCACAACTTTTTGATTAG
- a CDS encoding DUF536 domain-containing protein, with protein sequence MSIEMTVSEIAEVLGLSRQAINNRVKELPEEDITKNDKGVTVVTRSGLIKLEEIYKKTIFEDEPVSDEVKQRELMEILVDEKNAEIIRLYEQLKAKDKQLAEKDEQMRIKDRQIAEKDKQLDQQQQLTLQAMKDQETLQLELDQAKQEVQASKKGFFARLFGK encoded by the coding sequence ATGAGTATTGAAATGACTGTCAGTGAGATTGCTGAGGTCTTGGGGCTATCCCGACAAGCAATCAATAATCGTGTCAAAGAATTACCTGAAGAAGATATTACAAAAAACGACAAAGGTGTCACCGTTGTTACCCGTAGTGGATTGATCAAACTTGAAGAAATCTACAAAAAGACTATCTTTGAAGATGAACCAGTTAGTGATGAAGTTAAGCAACGAGAGCTTATGGAGATTCTTGTTGATGAAAAGAATGCCGAAATCATCCGTCTTTATGAGCAATTAAAAGCTAAAGATAAACAACTGGCTGAAAAAGATGAACAGATGCGAATCAAAGACCGCCAAATCGCTGAAAAAGATAAGCAATTGGATCAACAACAACAGTTAACCCTTCAAGCTATGAAGGATCAAGAAACACTTCAGTTGGAGTTGGATCAAGCTAAGCAAGAAGTACAAGCATCGAAGAAAGGCTTCTTTGCTCGCTTATTTGGAAAATAA
- the truB gene encoding tRNA pseudouridine(55) synthase TruB, with amino-acid sequence MNGIINLKKEAGMTSHDAVFKLRKILGTKKIGHGGTLDPDVVGVLPIAVGKATRMVEFMQDEGKVYEGEITLGYSTTTEDASGEIVAETPVLAPLDEHLVDEVIASLTGPITQIPPMYSAVKVNGRKLYEYARAGQEVERPERQIIIYSFERTSLISYDGHLARFTFRVKCSKGTYIRTLSVDLGEKLGYAAHMSHLTRTSAAGLQLEDALTLEEITAKVESGELDFLHPLEIGIGDLVKVFLTPEQAEEVRFGRFIELEQTEKQLAAFEGEKLLAILEKRENLYKPRKVFS; translated from the coding sequence ATGAACGGTATTATCAACTTAAAGAAAGAAGCAGGGATGACCTCACATGATGCGGTTTTTAAACTGCGTAAGATTTTAGGGACTAAGAAAATCGGACACGGTGGGACCTTGGATCCGGATGTTGTGGGTGTTTTACCCATTGCTGTAGGGAAGGCGACTCGCATGGTTGAGTTCATGCAGGATGAGGGAAAGGTCTACGAAGGTGAAATCACACTTGGATACTCTACGACTACTGAGGATGCTAGTGGTGAAATAGTTGCAGAAACTCCTGTGTTAGCTCCATTGGATGAACATCTTGTCGATGAAGTCATTGCGAGTTTAACTGGTCCTATCACTCAAATCCCACCAATGTACTCGGCCGTTAAGGTCAATGGTCGCAAACTCTATGAGTATGCGCGTGCTGGTCAGGAAGTGGAGCGTCCAGAACGTCAGATAATCATTTATAGTTTTGAAAGAACGAGTCTGATTTCTTATGATGGTCATCTTGCACGATTTACTTTTCGTGTAAAATGCAGTAAGGGTACTTATATCCGTACTTTGTCAGTCGACTTGGGAGAGAAACTTGGTTATGCTGCGCATATGTCTCACTTAACACGGACCAGTGCTGCAGGTTTGCAATTGGAAGACGCATTGACTCTAGAAGAAATTACTGCAAAAGTAGAGTCTGGTGAGTTGGACTTTCTCCATCCTCTAGAGATTGGGATAGGTGACCTTGTCAAAGTTTTTCTTACACCTGAACAGGCAGAAGAAGTCCGTTTTGGACGTTTTATCGAATTGGAGCAAACAGAAAAACAATTAGCTGCTTTTGAAGGCGAGAAGCTATTAGCTATTTTAGAAAAGCGTGAAAATCTTTATAAACCTAGAAAGGTTTTCTCTTAA
- a CDS encoding alpha/beta hydrolase, with protein sequence MSSTKGKTLYFNDKSMDYVIFGKGKKPLVIVPGLGDGLQTVKGMAQMLALTYREFAKVYKVYVFSRINELPENYTTRNMAADVAEAMEILNITGAYVMGISQGGMIAQWLAVDFPERVQRLILTVTTAKPSQLARERIERWQKLSQSGNFKHLMLDIAKHSYTQKSYQTWRLLYNVMGIFGRIKDKQRISIQAVSCLKHDSLVVLERISCPTLIIGAEKDNVLGVEDSLELHQHIKDSQLTLLPECGHALYEQNKNFQNRVLVFLES encoded by the coding sequence ATGTCTTCAACAAAAGGGAAAACCTTATATTTTAATGATAAGAGCATGGACTATGTGATATTTGGAAAAGGAAAGAAGCCTCTAGTGATCGTACCAGGCTTGGGGGATGGGTTACAGACAGTTAAGGGCATGGCTCAAATGCTAGCTTTAACTTACCGAGAATTTGCCAAGGTTTATAAAGTTTATGTTTTTAGTCGCATCAATGAGTTGCCAGAAAACTATACAACACGAAATATGGCAGCAGATGTAGCGGAAGCAATGGAGATATTAAATATTACTGGTGCTTATGTTATGGGGATTTCACAAGGTGGAATGATTGCTCAATGGTTAGCTGTGGATTTTCCAGAAAGGGTTCAAAGACTCATCCTAACTGTGACAACAGCGAAGCCTAGTCAACTTGCTAGAGAACGAATTGAGCGTTGGCAAAAACTCAGTCAATCTGGAAATTTTAAGCATCTCATGCTGGATATTGCAAAGCACTCCTACACGCAAAAGAGCTATCAAACGTGGCGGTTACTTTATAATGTCATGGGAATATTTGGTCGCATTAAAGATAAACAACGTATTTCTATTCAGGCTGTATCTTGTTTAAAACATGATAGTCTGGTTGTTTTGGAAAGAATCAGCTGTCCTACACTCATTATTGGAGCAGAAAAAGATAATGTTCTAGGCGTTGAAGATTCGCTTGAATTACATCAACATATCAAAGATAGCCAACTCACCCTTTTACCAGAATGTGGGCATGCACTTTATGAGCAGAATAAGAATTTCCAAAATAGAGTTTTAGTATTTTTAGAAAGTTAA
- a CDS encoding GNAT family N-acetyltransferase, which translates to MQIRKATMKDAEALLSLYEDLGYPTTASKLSRRLEMILSQPHYGCLLAEKNGEILGFLGYAKLFFFEADGSYYRILALSVAKETRRQGIASRLIDELKKQAIKEGVEALALNSGLTAERNAAHHFYQAVGFEKVTAGFALHLKTPHK; encoded by the coding sequence ATGCAGATACGAAAAGCAACCATGAAAGATGCTGAGGCCCTACTGTCTTTATACGAAGACTTGGGCTATCCAACGACCGCTTCTAAGCTGTCTCGACGTTTAGAAATGATTCTTTCTCAACCACATTATGGCTGTCTTCTAGCTGAAAAAAACGGAGAAATTTTAGGTTTTTTAGGTTATGCAAAGCTCTTCTTTTTTGAAGCAGATGGATCTTACTATCGTATTTTAGCTTTGTCAGTTGCAAAAGAAACGAGACGGCAAGGAATTGCTAGTAGGCTAATCGATGAATTGAAAAAACAAGCGATAAAAGAAGGAGTTGAGGCACTGGCTTTAAATAGTGGATTAACCGCTGAACGAAATGCTGCACATCATTTTTATCAGGCAGTTGGATTTGAAAAAGTGACTGCCGGCTTTGCCTTGCATTTAAAAACTCCACATAAATAG
- a CDS encoding DUF2130 domain-containing protein yields MNEIKCPNCGEVFTVNESQYAELISQVRTVEFDKELHERMKQELALAEQKAMNEQQTKLAQKDQEIAQLQNQIQQFDTEKELAKKEVEQTASQSLLEKEKEVQALENQLATLRLEHENQLQKTLSNLEKERDQVKNQLLLQEKENELSLASVKQNYEAQLKAASEQVEFYKNFKAQQSTKAIGESLEQYAESEFNKVRSFAFPNAYFEKDNKVSARGSKGDFIFRDFDENGLEFISIMFEMKNEADGTEKKHKNADFYKELDKDRREKNCEYAVLVTMLEADNDYFNTGIVDVSHEYEKMYVVRPQFFIQLIGLLRNAALNSLKYKQELALIREQNIDITHFEEDLDAFKVAFAKNYNSASVNFGKAIDEIDKAIKRMEEVKKFLTTSENQLRLANNKLDDVSVKKLTRKNPTMKAKFEELRGE; encoded by the coding sequence ATGAACGAAATTAAATGTCCAAATTGTGGGGAAGTTTTTACAGTTAATGAAAGCCAATATGCAGAGCTGATTTCTCAAGTTCGAACTGTAGAGTTTGATAAGGAATTGCATGAACGCATGAAGCAAGAGTTGGCCTTGGCTGAGCAAAAAGCCATGAATGAACAGCAGACAAAACTAGCGCAAAAAGACCAAGAAATTGCCCAGTTACAAAACCAGATTCAACAGTTTGATACCGAAAAAGAATTGGCGAAAAAAGAAGTAGAGCAAACCGCTAGCCAAAGTTTGCTAGAGAAAGAAAAAGAAGTTCAAGCACTTGAGAACCAGCTGGCTACCTTACGTTTAGAGCATGAAAACCAACTGCAAAAGACACTGTCTAATCTAGAGAAAGAAAGAGATCAGGTCAAAAATCAGCTTCTTTTACAAGAAAAAGAAAACGAGCTTTCTCTTGCTTCGGTGAAACAAAACTATGAAGCACAGCTCAAGGCGGCTAGTGAGCAGGTTGAGTTTTACAAGAATTTCAAGGCTCAACAATCAACCAAGGCCATTGGGGAAAGTCTGGAGCAGTATGCGGAAAGTGAGTTTAACAAGGTCCGTAGCTTTGCCTTTCCAAACGCTTATTTCGAAAAGGACAACAAGGTTTCTGCTCGTGGGTCTAAAGGAGACTTTATCTTCCGTGATTTTGATGAAAATGGGCTAGAATTCATTTCCATCATGTTTGAGATGAAAAATGAAGCGGATGGAACTGAGAAAAAGCATAAGAATGCCGATTTCTACAAGGAGTTGGACAAGGATCGTCGAGAAAAGAACTGTGAGTATGCCGTATTAGTGACTATGCTTGAAGCTGATAATGACTACTTCAACACAGGGATTGTGGATGTTAGCCACGAGTATGAGAAGATGTACGTCGTTCGTCCTCAGTTCTTTATCCAGTTGATTGGTCTCTTACGCAATGCGGCTCTTAACTCTCTTAAATACAAGCAAGAACTAGCACTTATCCGTGAGCAAAATATTGACATCACCCACTTTGAAGAAGACCTAGACGCCTTCAAGGTTGCCTTTGCTAAAAACTACAATTCAGCATCTGTCAACTTCGGTAAGGCTATTGACGAAATCGACAAGGCCATCAAACGCATGGAAGAGGTCAAGAAATTCTTGACCACATCAGAAAACCAACTCCGCCTCGCAAACAATAAGTTGGATGATGTTTCTGTAAAAAAATTGACTCGGAAGAATCCAACTATGAAAGCGAAATTTGAAGAACTAAGGGGAGAATAG
- a CDS encoding formate/nitrite transporter family protein, giving the protein MVSSEFISKIEFACKKKESLYSNSKFKYAIRSMFAGAFLTFSTAAGAVGADLINKIAPGSGRFLFPFVFAWGLAYIVFLNTELVTSNMMFLTAGSFLKKISWRKTAEILLYCTFFNLIGALIAGWGFAHSAAYANLTHDSFISGVVEMKLGRSNELVLLEGILANIFVNIAILSFVLVKDGGAKLWLVLSAIYMFVFLTNEHIAANFASFAIVKFSVAADSIANFGIGNILRHWGVTFIGNFIGGGLLMGLPYAFLNKNEDTYVD; this is encoded by the coding sequence ATGGTCTCATCAGAATTTATTTCAAAAATCGAATTTGCTTGTAAGAAAAAGGAAAGTCTTTATTCGAATAGTAAATTTAAGTATGCGATTCGTTCAATGTTTGCAGGTGCTTTCCTTACCTTCAGTACAGCAGCAGGAGCTGTAGGTGCTGATTTGATCAATAAGATTGCACCAGGTAGTGGACGTTTCCTCTTCCCATTTGTTTTCGCTTGGGGGTTGGCTTACATTGTCTTCTTGAATACTGAATTGGTAACGTCAAACATGATGTTCTTAACAGCGGGTAGTTTTTTGAAAAAAATTAGCTGGAGAAAAACAGCTGAAATTCTTCTATATTGTACTTTCTTTAACTTAATTGGTGCACTTATCGCTGGTTGGGGATTTGCTCATTCAGCAGCTTACGCTAATCTAACACATGATAGCTTTATTTCTGGAGTTGTAGAAATGAAGTTGGGACGCTCTAATGAACTAGTTTTACTTGAAGGTATTCTAGCTAATATCTTTGTAAACATCGCCATTCTTTCATTTGTTTTGGTTAAAGATGGTGGTGCAAAACTTTGGTTGGTTCTATCAGCCATTTACATGTTTGTATTCTTAACAAATGAGCACATCGCCGCAAACTTTGCTTCATTTGCGATTGTGAAGTTCAGTGTTGCTGCTGATTCAATCGCAAACTTCGGTATTGGAAATATTCTTCGTCACTGGGGTGTAACCTTTATTGGTAACTTTATAGGAGGTGGTCTACTGATGGGATTGCCTTATGCCTTCTTAAACAAGAACGAAGATACATACGTAGATTAA
- a CDS encoding QueT transporter family protein — MKKLTVRDLADIAIVAAIYVVLTITPPLNAISYGAYQFRISEMMNFLAFYNPKYIIGVTLGCMIANFFSFGLIDVAVGGGSTLVFLSLGVLLFSKYSKDYLFNGLIRKDHFFFSILFSISMVTIAAELSIVAEAPFFFTWFTTGIGEFASLIVGAIIIGKIGQRIDLTR, encoded by the coding sequence ATGAAAAAACTTACTGTCCGCGATTTGGCTGACATTGCCATTGTCGCAGCTATTTATGTGGTTTTGACTATCACACCACCACTCAATGCTATCAGCTACGGTGCTTACCAATTCCGTATTTCTGAAATGATGAATTTCCTAGCTTTTTATAATCCTAAGTACATTATCGGTGTTACGCTTGGATGTATGATTGCTAATTTCTTCAGTTTTGGACTCATTGATGTCGCTGTTGGTGGCGGCTCAACACTCGTCTTCCTAAGTTTAGGAGTTTTGTTGTTTAGCAAATACAGTAAAGACTATCTATTTAATGGATTGATTCGTAAAGATCATTTCTTCTTTTCAATTCTTTTTTCAATTTCAATGGTAACAATTGCTGCTGAATTATCAATTGTAGCTGAAGCACCATTCTTCTTTACATGGTTTACTACTGGTATCGGGGAATTCGCATCACTAATTGTCGGAGCAATTATCATTGGTAAAATTGGTCAACGTATTGATTTGACTAGATAA
- a CDS encoding GtrA family protein, whose protein sequence is MKRYIKKFFDNEILSYLFFGVATTVVSVGTRMIIFYLTQQELTATALGNITGILFAFFTNDTIVFKQKRANWFRRLIKFSGARLFTFLLDMVLTFIFVTEFPHIIGQFVGDDINIINTIEIGFAQVTIVVLNYLFSKLFVFKNK, encoded by the coding sequence ATGAAAAGATACATTAAAAAATTCTTCGATAATGAAATTTTGTCTTATTTATTTTTCGGCGTTGCTACTACTGTTGTTTCTGTAGGGACTCGCATGATTATTTTTTACTTGACACAGCAAGAATTAACAGCTACTGCTCTAGGTAATATAACCGGTATCCTATTTGCTTTCTTCACGAATGACACTATTGTTTTTAAACAAAAACGAGCAAATTGGTTTAGACGTCTTATCAAATTCTCAGGAGCTAGACTTTTTACCTTCTTACTTGATATGGTATTAACCTTTATCTTTGTCACTGAATTTCCTCATATTATTGGTCAATTTGTAGGTGATGATATTAATATAATTAACACAATTGAAATAGGGTTTGCTCAAGTTACAATTGTTGTTTTAAATTACCTATTTAGCAAGCTTTTTGTTTTTAAAAATAAATGA
- the mscL gene encoding large conductance mechanosensitive channel protein MscL — translation MLKDLKDFLLRGNVVDLAVGVIIATAFGAIINSFVNDIITPLLLNPALEAAHVQNIAELAWNGVTYGKFLSAVINFVVIGTVLFFMIKVIEKAQNLRKKEEVAEEAPAGPTELEVLQEIKALLEKK, via the coding sequence ATGTTAAAGGATCTTAAAGATTTCTTGCTCCGTGGCAACGTCGTTGACCTTGCTGTCGGTGTGATCATCGCCACTGCTTTTGGTGCTATCATCAATTCATTTGTTAATGATATCATCACTCCACTTCTATTGAACCCAGCCTTGGAAGCTGCGCATGTACAAAACATTGCTGAGCTTGCTTGGAATGGTGTTACATATGGTAAATTCTTGAGCGCTGTTATTAACTTTGTTGTAATTGGTACTGTTCTCTTCTTCATGATTAAAGTTATTGAGAAAGCTCAAAACCTTCGTAAGAAAGAGGAAGTTGCTGAAGAAGCTCCAGCTGGTCCAACTGAATTGGAAGTTCTTCAAGAAATCAAAGCACTTCTTGAAAAAAAATAA
- a CDS encoding MFS transporter, whose translation MNRYAVQLISRGAINKLGNMLYDYGNSVWLASMGTIGQTVLGIYQISELVTAILANPFGGVISDRFSRRKILMTTDLICGILCLAISFIRNDSWMIGALIFANIVQAIAFAFSRTANKAIITEVVEKNEIVTYNSRLELVLQVVSVSSPVVSFLVLQFASLHLTLLLDALTFFIAFALVSLLPKEEPKVQEQKSFTGKDIFADIKDGLHYIWHQKEIFFLLLVASSVNFFFAAFEFLLPFSNKLYGVEGAYATILTMGAIGSIIGALIANKFKSSMNTLLFLLILTGVGVFMMGLPLPNFLTFSGNLVCELFMTIFNIHFFTQVQIKVDGDYLGRVLSTIFTLAILFMPVAKGLMTFLPSVQLVSFLIIGLGVILLSLVSMIYIQRQD comes from the coding sequence ATGAATCGATATGCAGTACAGTTGATTAGTCGTGGAGCTATTAATAAACTAGGAAATATGCTCTATGATTATGGAAATAGTGTTTGGTTAGCCTCAATGGGGACAATTGGGCAAACCGTTCTAGGGATTTATCAAATTTCAGAATTAGTGACAGCTATACTAGCTAATCCATTTGGAGGCGTGATTTCAGACCGTTTTTCGCGTCGCAAGATTTTGATGACGACAGACTTGATTTGTGGAATTCTTTGTCTGGCTATTTCTTTTATAAGGAACGACAGCTGGATGATTGGAGCTTTGATCTTTGCTAATATTGTTCAAGCCATTGCCTTTGCATTTTCTCGAACTGCCAATAAAGCTATTATCACAGAAGTTGTAGAAAAAAACGAGATAGTGACTTACAATTCACGCTTAGAGTTAGTTTTGCAGGTAGTTAGTGTTAGTTCTCCTGTGGTTTCTTTCCTTGTTTTACAATTTGCAAGTCTCCATCTGACGCTCTTATTAGATGCTTTGACCTTTTTCATCGCTTTTGCCCTAGTGTCTTTACTTCCCAAAGAAGAACCAAAGGTTCAAGAGCAGAAGAGTTTTACAGGGAAAGATATTTTTGCAGATATCAAAGATGGCTTGCACTATATCTGGCATCAAAAAGAAATTTTCTTTCTCTTGTTAGTGGCTTCCAGTGTGAATTTCTTTTTTGCAGCTTTTGAGTTTTTGCTCCCTTTTTCAAATAAACTCTATGGTGTAGAAGGAGCCTATGCAACTATCTTAACCATGGGTGCAATTGGCTCAATCATCGGAGCACTGATAGCCAATAAATTTAAATCGAGTATGAATACACTTTTGTTCTTATTGATCCTCACAGGAGTAGGAGTTTTCATGATGGGCTTACCACTGCCTAATTTTCTTACTTTTTCAGGAAACCTAGTTTGTGAACTCTTTATGACAATTTTTAATATTCACTTTTTCACTCAGGTACAGATCAAGGTTGATGGAGACTATCTGGGGAGGGTATTGAGTACCATTTTTACACTGGCAATTCTCTTTATGCCGGTTGCGAAAGGTTTGATGACATTTCTACCAAGTGTGCAATTAGTTTCCTTTTTAATCATCGGACTTGGAGTTATTTTACTTTCGTTGGTATCAATGATCTATATTCAAAGACAAGATTAA
- a CDS encoding XRE/MutR family transcriptional regulator, with translation MENLGKVFREFRISKNYSLKEAAGDACSTSQLSRFELGESDLATSRFFEILDNIHVTIENFMDKTRNFQHHKHVGLMAQIIPLYYSNDIAGFQKLQEEQLEKAKSSTNPLYFELNWILLQGLICQRDASYTMKQGDLDKVADYLFQTDEWTMYELILFGNLYSFYDVDYVTRLGREVMEREEFYQEIGRHRKLVLILALNCYQHCLEHRSFENASYFESYVGKIIGNDIKLYERNVFHYLKGFALYQKGQCKEGCKQMNEAMRIFDLLGLPEQVAYYQEHYDKFV, from the coding sequence ATGGAAAATCTTGGAAAAGTTTTTCGTGAATTTCGAATCAGTAAAAATTATTCTCTAAAAGAAGCTGCAGGAGATGCCTGTTCGACCTCCCAATTATCCCGCTTTGAATTGGGGGAGTCGGATCTGGCTACATCTCGTTTCTTTGAAATATTAGATAATATTCACGTGACGATTGAGAATTTTATGGATAAGACTAGAAATTTTCAACATCACAAGCATGTCGGATTGATGGCTCAGATTATTCCACTTTACTACTCAAATGATATTGCAGGTTTTCAAAAACTTCAAGAAGAACAACTTGAAAAGGCTAAGAGTTCAACAAATCCCCTCTATTTTGAGCTGAACTGGATTTTGTTACAAGGTTTGATTTGTCAAAGAGATGCCAGCTACACGATGAAGCAAGGTGATCTGGATAAGGTGGCAGATTATCTTTTTCAGACGGATGAATGGACCATGTATGAGTTGATCCTTTTCGGTAACCTCTATAGTTTCTACGATGTGGACTATGTCACTCGGCTTGGTAGAGAAGTTATGGAGAGGGAAGAATTTTATCAAGAAATTGGTCGCCATAGAAAACTGGTCTTGATTTTAGCTCTTAATTGTTACCAACATTGTTTAGAACATCGTTCTTTTGAAAATGCCAGCTATTTTGAATCTTACGTAGGGAAGATTATTGGTAATGATATTAAACTGTATGAGCGTAATGTTTTCCATTATTTAAAAGGCTTTGCCTTGTACCAAAAAGGACAGTGTAAAGAAGGATGTAAGCAGATGAATGAGGCCATGCGTATTTTTGACCTACTAGGTCTTCCAGAGCAAGTAGCTTACTACCAGGAACATTACGATAAGTTTGTTTAA